In Mercurialis annua linkage group LG5, ddMerAnnu1.2, whole genome shotgun sequence, a single genomic region encodes these proteins:
- the LOC126681402 gene encoding protein FAR-RED IMPAIRED RESPONSE 1-like, translating into MHQINRDFFHLMEVSDAGRLLNVMWIHPRSKAAYEEFHDVVSFDTTYLVNKYRMPFATVVGINHHGQSILLGCALVTHEDIRSFKWLFSNWLEAMGGIHPHAILTDQCESIKAATREVMPNTIHRFCLWHIMCKLPQKLKNVPEFGSVSLEFKTIIYESLTVEIFETNWNSFITRRGLENNDWLIDLYDKRESWVPVFLHHYFWQECSTLKQFVEQYEVAITDKLHKELLVDFESKNKIVKCISDFSFESWNGMEKDKIFKTVQNFLKKLSLGFVTSGLQDMGVDAAVRASMC; encoded by the exons ATGCATCAAATAAACAgagatttttttcatttgatggAAGTTAGCGATGCAGGCAGGCTTCTAAATGTTATGTGGATTCATCCTCGTAGCAAAGCAGCCTATGAAGAGTTTCATGATGTTGTAAGTTTTGACACCACATATCTTGTCAACAAATATAGAATGCCTTTTGCTACTGTTGTAGGAATTAATCACCACGGACAATCAATTTTATTAGGATGTGCTTTGGTTACGCATGAAGATATTCGATCATTTAAGTGGCTTTTCTCAAATTGGCTTGAAGCAATGGGAGGTATACATCCTCATGCTATTTTAACAGATCAGTGTGAGAGTATCAAGGCAGCTACAAGGGAAGTTATGCCTAACACTATTCATCGGTTTTGTCTTTGGCATATCATGTGCAAACTACCTCAAAAGTTGAAAAATGTTCCTGAATTTGGCAGCGTGAGCCTAGAGTTCAAAACTATAATCTACGAAAGCCTTACTGTTGAAATATTTGAAACTAATTGGAACAGTTTTATAACAAGGCGTGGATTGGAAAATAATGATTGGTTAATTGACTTATATGATAAAAGGGAAAGTTGGGTTCCCGTCTTCCTACATCATTATTTTTGGCAGGAATG TAGCACATTGAAACAATTTGTTGAGCAATATGAAGTTGCTATCACTGACAAGTTGCATAAAGAGTTACTTGTAGATTTTgaatccaaaaataaaatagtgaagtgcatttctgatttCTCCTTTGAAAG TTGGAATGGAATGGAAAAGGATAAGATATTTAAAACTGTGCAAAATTTCTTGAAGAAGCTTTCCTTAGGTTTTGTGACATCTGGACTTCAAGATATGGGTGTAGATGCAGCTGTCAGAGCCTCAATGTGCTAG